One Oryzomonas sagensis genomic region harbors:
- a CDS encoding bacteriohemerythrin has translation MTFMHWDQNFELGIHEFDEHHKHLVDLINLAFDGFMYKAERDEIEAVLDELSDYATYHFAAEEQWMEAHQYPALPHHRQEHQRFCDRLAEIREEFRRGEAHLSLEVLQFLHSWLTNHILKTDADYGRFARELPHG, from the coding sequence ATGACCTTTATGCACTGGGACCAGAACTTCGAACTCGGCATCCATGAGTTCGACGAGCATCACAAGCACCTGGTGGACCTGATCAACCTGGCGTTCGACGGCTTTATGTACAAGGCGGAGCGGGATGAAATCGAAGCGGTTCTCGACGAGCTGTCCGACTATGCGACCTACCACTTCGCCGCCGAGGAGCAGTGGATGGAAGCCCACCAGTACCCCGCCCTGCCGCACCACCGGCAGGAACACCAGCGGTTCTGCGACCGGCTGGCCGAGATCCGGGAGGAGTTCCGCCGGGGGGAGGCCCACCTCTCCCTGGAGGTGCTGCAGTTCCTCCATAGCTGGCTCACCAATCACATCCTCAAGACCGATGCCGACTACGGGCGCTTTGCCCGGGAACTGCCCCACGGCTGA